The Fragaria vesca subsp. vesca linkage group LG2, FraVesHawaii_1.0, whole genome shotgun sequence genome includes a window with the following:
- the LOC101308149 gene encoding adenine phosphoribosyltransferase 2-like gives MFASENGLKGDPRLQAISEAIRVVPHFPKQGIMFQDITTLLLDHKAFKHTVDIFVDRYRDMDISVVAVEARGFMFGPAIALAIGAKFVPLRKPRKLPGEVISEAYELEYGTDCLEMHVGAVQPGERALVIDDLIATGGTLSAAISLLERVGAEVVECGCVIGLPEVKGQCRLNGKPLYILVEPRELENCC, from the exons ATGTTTGCTTCAGAAAATGGACTCAAAGGAGACCCAAGGCTTCAGGCCATATCTGAAGCCATCAGGGTTGTGCCTCACTTCCCAAAACAAG GAATAATGTTTCAGGACATTACAACATTGTTGCTTGATCACAAGGCCTTCAAGCATACTGTCGACATTTTTGTTGATCGCTACAGAGACATGGACATCTCTGTTGTTGCCG TGGAAGCCAGAGGGTTCATGTTCGGTCCTGCAATTGCCTTAGCTATTGGTGCCAAGTTTGTTCCTTTACGTAAACCCAGAAAGTTGCCGG GAGAAGTAATTTCAGAAGCATACGAACTTGAGTATGGAACTGATTGCTTGGAGATGCATGTTGGTGCTGTTCAGCCTGGAGAACGTGCATTGGTTATCGATGATCTAATAGCTACAGGTGGGACATTGTCAGCAGCAATAAGCCTTTTAG AGCGCGTGGGGGCTGAAGTGGTCGAATGTGGATGTGTTATTGGGTTGCCTGAGGTTAAG GGACAGTGCAGGCTTAATGGAAAGCCACTTTATATCCTTGTGGAGCCAAGAGAGCTAGAAAACTGTTGCTGA
- the LOC101308439 gene encoding uncharacterized protein LOC101308439, whose protein sequence is MAFSAATRSNLAATSSQPCCKLCCVRFNGKKSRVACSTSARRRGASLRISTKAVLNDRKSSVSGNGASEPARILLERLFAQTQKLEEQMSRNSLHPRDVQLGFNLETLECDLHAALTALKQKEEDLQDAERLVFLEHLELNRTKEGLEQREREAAAACSRYEKIEEELRRANMDLTSQAGYIEEIKLQLQERDQEVAATRSALSLKEEEFEKMRDELSKMSKEAAKTDSELRSKAQLLNEANEVVKRQDVEIQGLRRAILDKEKELEVSRTQRKLEEEKLKVSQENLEKQTMEWLLAQEELKKLAAEVSRHAGEANETLEDFRRVKTLLIDVKSELVSSQKALASSRQKMEERELLLENQLEELEDQKRSIMSYLTTLKDAHIEVQSERAKLRVAEARNKELERELSMEKELMEELEEVLKKERYSLHQAINEVSALQKKLEKKTAEFGEMRDLLQVKEAEAVEAKLEIQDLKSELATHKLILEEKDLELLNARNKLEEVNNEVAELKMLLTSKEEQLIQATALLKEKDEHVHTLQDVLDNTKLKFSEAETVVERIAELTNKLVGSIKDEDYNASKSFHDFGHEFSYQLLDKPTDDFRLQILQLETELESAKDSLRRKEMEVLASQRALTMKDEELKMVLGRLEAKEEEVKKMKEESEDANDLRKLYALAQERLGEKSIGDLAIEKLQLEAAQLEVEAATSALQKLAEMSAEFLNKASLSIEADVDTSTISAENDECLAEVTIEVARISALTDKLVKEAGIVATAGPACQYS, encoded by the exons ATGGCCTTCTCAGCCGCCACCCGCTCCAATCTCGCCGCCACCTCTTCCCAGCCCTGCTGCAAG TTGTGTTGTGTGAGATTCAATGGGAAGAAGAGTAGAGTAGCGTGTAGTACTAGCGCGAGACGGAGAGGGGCTTCCTTGAGGATCAGTACTAAAGCGGTGTTGAATGACAGGAAGTCGAGCGTTAGCGGCAATGGAGCATCTGAACCTGCTAGGATTCTCCTGGAAAGATTGTTTGCGCAGACGCAGAAGCTGGAGGAACAGATGAGCAGAAATTCTCTTCATCCGCGGGATGTTCAGCTGGGGTTTAATCTTGAGACGTTGGAGTGTGATCTTCACGCGGCGTTGACCGCGTTGAAGCAGAAGGAGGAAGATTTGCAGGATGCGGAGAGGCTGGTGTTCTTGGAGCACCTTGAATTGAACCGCACAAAGGAGGGGCTAGAGCAGCGGGAGAGAGAGGCTGCTGCGGCTTGTTCTAGGTATGAGAAGATAGAGGAGGAACTGAGGCGGGCTAATATGGATTTGACTTCTCAGGCTGGCTATATAGAAGAGATAAAACTTCAGCTTCAAGAGAGAGACCAGGAGGTTGCTGCTACACGGTCGGCACTTTCTCTGAAAGAAGAGGAATTCGAGAAAATGAGAGATGAATTGTCGAAAATGAGCAAAGAAGCTGCGAAGACTGATTCTGAGCTTAGATCTAAGGCTCAGTTGCTGAATGAAGCCAATGAAGTTGTCAAGAGACAAGATGTGGAGATTCAAGGACTCCGGAGAGCAATACTAGATAAAGAAAAAGAGCTGGAAGTTTCTCGGACACAGAGGAAACTTGAAGAGGAGAAGTTAAAAGTTTCACAGGAAAACTTGGAGAAGCAGACGATGGAATGGTTATTGGCACAGGAAGAGCTCAAGAAACTAGCAGCGGAAGTATCTAGACATGCTGGAGAAGCCAATGAGACTTTGGAGGATTTTAGAAGGGTGAAGACTCTTCTCATTGATGTGAAGTCTGAGTTGGTTTCCTCCCAGAAAGCTCTTGCTTCCTCTAGACAGAAAATGGAGGAACGAGAGCTTCTCCTGGAAAATCAATTGGAAGAACTTGAAGACCAGAAGAGAAGTATTATGTCTTACTTAACAACTCTGAAAGATGCCCACATAGAAGTACAGAGTGAAAGAGCAAAGCTTAGGGTTGCAGAGGCTCGAAACAAAGAGCTTGAGAGGGAGTTATCCATGGAGAAGGAACTGATGGAAGAGTTAGAGGAGGTGTTGAAGAAAGAAAGATACTCTCTGCACCAGGCCATCAATGAGGTTTCTGCTCTCCAAAAGAAGCTAGAGAAGAAAACTGCCGAATTTGGGGAAATGCGCGATCTTCTTCAGGTTAAAGAGGCGGAGGCGGTGGAGGCTAAACTTGAAATTCAGGATTTGAAATCTGAGCTGGCTACTCATAAGCTCATTTTGGAGGAAAAGGATTTGGAACTTCTAAATGCAAGGAATAAGCTTGAGGAAGTCAACAATGAAGTTGCAGAGCTGAAGATGCTTTTGACTAGTAAAGAGGAGCAGCTTATTCAAGCAACTGCCTTGCTCAAGGAGAAAGATGAACATGTACACACACTGCAAGACGTGTTGGATAATACCAAGCTGAAATTTTCAGAAGCCGAAACTGTGGTAGAAAGGATAGCAGAGCTCACTAATAAATTGGTTGGATCTATCAAGGATGAAGACTACAATGCATCCAAATCATTCCATGACTTTGGCCATGAGTTTTCGTACCAACTATTGGATAAACCAACTGATGATTTTAGGTTGCAGATCTTACAGCTTGAAACTGAGCTGGAATCAGCCAAGGACAGCTTAAGAAGAAAAGAAATGGAAGTCCTAGCTTCTCAGAGGGCTCTCACAATGAAAGACGAGGAGCTGAAGATGGTTCTTGGAAGACTAGAAGCAAAAGAAGAAGAAGTAAAGAAGATGAAAGAAGAGTCGGAAGATGCTAATGATCTGAGAAAGCTATATGCTTTGGCTCAAGAGAGATTAGGGGAGAAAAGTATAGGAGACTTGGCAATAGAGAAGCTCCAACTTGAGGCAGCACAATTGGAAGTTGAAGCAGCAACCAGCGCCCTTCAAAAACTTGCAGAGATGAGTGCGGAGTTTCTGAATAAAGCTAGCCTAAGCATTGAGGCTGATGTAGATACCAGTACAATATCTGCGGAGAATGACGAATGTTTAGCTGAGGTCACAATAGAAGTGGCTCGGATCTCAGCTTTGACTGATAAGCTTGTGAAAGAGGCTGGCATTGTTGCAACTGCAGGGCCTGCATGCCAGTACAGCTGA
- the LOC101308736 gene encoding uncharacterized protein LOC101308736 — protein MDKHVVPAQPLASFEYPKFDYELVDTNPDRLRTVGASSDQKSAWIEPAKMNLRHRIGRGPFGDVWLATHHQSTEDFDEYHEVAVKMFHPIKEDNMKAVLDKLEEVFFKCQGLEGLCRLHGTSIINGKICIAMKLYEGSIGDKMAQLKGGKLSLLDVLRYGITVAMGISELHSRGILVLNLKPCNVLLNENDQAILGDFGIPYLLLGIPLVSSDMTRRIGTPNYMAPEQWQPEVRGPISFETDSWGFGCIIVEMLSGVRPWCGKSIDEIHFSVVRKQEKPDIPSGLPPAIEKILLGCFEYDLRSRPSITDILHAFKSLQNAVSDVEWTYVGNRAITEKSSSTGYTEWFLSKDHLLVGDIVRSRKSSNSCKPENMDVPEGTVVGIEHDTEQHGFVLVRVHGIHDPLRVHVSTLERVTFGLAAGDWVRLKKEDKKHSPVGIIHSINRDGNVAVGFIGLETLWKGTSSEFQMAESYCVGQFVRLKANVLSPRFEWPRKTGGKWATGKIWWILPNGCLVVKFPGILTLGHENSTFVADPAEVESVTFETCPGMVKKYQHLEDLHWAVRPILIALGLFTAMKTGIFVGTKVGKCKAKKRWSAAIQDESHNMDSQNSGNPAWKNPVTKILFREGGNSATGIAR, from the exons ATGGATAAACATGTTGTTCCCGCTCAACCGTTGGCATCATTTGAGTATCCGAAATTTGATTATGAACTTGTGGATACTAATCCTGATCGTCTGAGAACTGTTGGAGCCTCTTCAGACCAGAAAAGTGCATGGATTGAACCTGCAAAGATGAATCTGAGACACAGGATTGGGAGGGGACCCTTTGGTGATGTCTGGTTAGCAACCCATCATCAGTCAACTGAAGATTTTGATGAGTATCATGAGGTGGCTGTTAAGATGTTTCATCCAATCAAAGAGGACAACATGAAGGCGGTGTTGGATAAACTTGAAGAGGTGTTTTTTAAATGTCAAGGGTTAGAAGGTCTTTGTCGGCTACATGGAACTTCAATTATCAATGGGAAG ATATGCATTGCAATGAAATTATATGAGGGATCTATTGGTGACAAAATGGCTCAGCTCAAAGGAGGAAAGCTCTCACTTCTTGATGTTTTGAG GTATGGGATCACAGTGGCTATGGGGATTTCTGAACTGCACTCTAGAGGGATCTTGGTTCTTAATCTCAAACCTTGTAATGTTCTTTTGAATGAAAATGACCAAGCGATTCTTGGAGATTTTGGTATTCCTTATCTATTGCTTGGCATTCCATTGGTAAGCTCTGACATGACTCGGAGGATTGGAACTCCAAACTACATGGCACCTGAACAATGGCAACCAGAAGTAAGAGGTCCAATATCCTTTGAGACCGACTCATGGGGTTTTGGGTGCATCATTGTAGAAATGTTGTCTGGTGTGCGGCCTTGGTGTGGGAAATCTATTGATGAAATACATTTTTCAGTTGTCAGAAAGCAGGAAAAACCAGACATCCCTAGTGGCCTTCCTCCTGCAATTGAGAAAATTCTTCTTGGCTGCTTTGAGTATGACTTACGGAGTCGTCCTTCAATAACGGACATATTGCATGCTTTCAAAAG CTTGCAGAATGCAGTCAGTGATGTGGAATGGACATATGTTGGGAATAGAGCGATCACAGAGAAATCGAGCAGCACTGGTTACACCGAGTGGTTTCTTTCAAAGGATCATCTGCTGGTGGGTGACATAGTTCGTTCCAGAAAGTCATCAAACTCCTGCAAGCCTGAAAACATGGATGTTCCAGAAGGCACAGTGGTGGGCATAGAACATGATACGGAGCAACATGGGTTTGTCTTGGTGAGGGTCCATGGCATCCATGACCCGTTGAGGGTTCATGTTTCAACTCTGGAGCGGGTTACTTTTGGGTTGGCAGCTGGTGACTGGGTACGCCTGAAGAAAGAAGACAAGAAACACTCACCAGTAGGTATTATCCATTCCATCAATCGAGACGGTAATGTAGCTGTTGGATTTATAGGGTTGGAAACTCTGTGGAAGGGAACTTCTTCAGAGTTTCAGATGGCAGAATCCTATTGTGTGGGTCAATTTGTTAGGCTAAAAGCCAATGTTCTGAGCCCTCGATTCGAATGGCCTCGTAAGACAGGAGGGAAATGGGCTACTGGTAAGATATGGTGGATCCTACCAAATGGGTGCCTTGTTGTGAAGTTCCCAGGAATACTGACTCTAGGGCATGAAAACTCAACCTTTGTGGCTGATCCTGCTGAGGTTGAATCAGTTACATTCGAGACTTGTCCAGGAATGGTGAAGAAGTACCAACACCTTGAGGATCTTCATTGGGCAGTGAGGCCAATTCTGATTGCATTGGGCCTGTTTACAGCCATGAAGACGGGCATCTTTGTTGGTACAAAAGTCGGGAAGTGTAAAGCAAAGAAACGATGGAGTGCAGCTATTCAGGATGAAAGTCACAATATGGACAGTCAGAATTCAGGAAATCCAGCATGGAAGAATCCAGTGACGAAGATCCTTTTCAGAGAAGGTGGCAATTCTGCCACAGGTATTGCTCGGTAG